The Cervus canadensis isolate Bull #8, Minnesota chromosome 20, ASM1932006v1, whole genome shotgun sequence genome segment GTGGCAGGAGGAGATGGAGTCAGAGAAAAGATAGGTAAAAATTCACACCAGTTCTGAATAGAAGTGTCTCAGAAGAGGTCACTGCTGCCTCTGTACTAGAGGAGGAAGGGGCCAGAATGGAATAAAATAGCCCTGTAGGTGATGAATCACCCTGAGAGAGCCAGGGAAGTCTGTTGCAAAATGCAGGGGGAGATGATGTGGTAATACATTGTAAGTGCAAACTTCAGTAAAGGAAGTACAGTTACAGAAAGGACAACGAAACCTGGggatttaagaaaaacaatgtcAGTGAAGTCCTACAGTCCgctgcatctcctgaatttgAAACCATCTCCCACACCCTGACTATAAAAATGCCATCTACAATATTGTCATTTAATCCCAAGCCAAGGAGACTCATGcaaatgccttttttttaaagcctctgaAATTGAGGCTGCTTTAAAAATCGTGTCAGGTTAGTAACTGTTTCGCCTGGGTGCTCAGTTGGACCACTGCAGCTCATCTGCGTTGTCCCTTCTCTCTCCGCAGAACTCCATCCGGCACAACCTGTCACTGCACAGCCGGTTCATGCGGGTCCAGAATGAGGGGACCGGCAAGAGCTCGTGGTGGATCATCAACCCCGACGGCGGGAAGAGCGGCAAGGCGCCCCGGCGGCGGGCCGTCTCCATGGACAACAGCAACAAGTATACCAAGAGCCGCGGCCGTGCCGCCAAGAAGAAGGCAGCCCTGCAGACCGCCCCCGAGTCAGCAGACGACAGTCCCTCCCAGCTCTCCAAGTGGCCCGGCAGCCCCACGTCCCGCAGCAGCGATGAGCTGGACGCGTGGACCGACTTCCGCTCGCGCACCAATTCCAACGCCAGCACAGTCAGCGGCCGCCTGTCCCCCATCCTGGCGAGCACGGAGCTGGACGACGTCCAGGACGATGAGGCACCGCTGTCCCCCATGCTCTACAGCAGCTCGGCCAGCCTGTCGCCCTCTGTCAGCAAGCCGTGCACCGTGGAGCTGCCCCGGCTGACCGACATGGCGGGCACCATGAATCTGAACGACGGTCTGGCTGACAACCTCATGGACGACCTGCTGGACAACATCGCGCTCCCCGCATCCCAGCCATCGCCCCCGGGGGGGCTCATGCAGCGCAGCTCCAGCTTCCCGTATACCACCAAGGGCTCCGGCCTGGGCTCCCCCACCAGCTCCTTCAGCAGCGCGGTCTTTGGGCCTTCGTCTCTGAACTCCCTGCGCCAGTCTCCCATGCAGACCATCCAAGAGAACAAGCCAGCCACCTTCTCTTCCATGTCGCACTACGGCAACCAGACACTCCAGGACCTGCTCACGTCGGACTCTCTCAGCCACAGCGATGTCATGATGACCCAGTCGGACCCCTTGATGTCTCAGGCCAGCACCGCTGTGTCCGCCCAGAACTCCCGCCGGAACGTGATGCTTCGCAGTGACCCAATGATGTCCTTTGCCGCCCAGCCTAACCAGGGGAGTTTGGTCAATCAGAACTTGCTCCACCACCAGCACCAAACCCAGGGCGCTCTCGGTGGCAGCCGTGCCTTGTCGAATTCCGTCAGCAACATGGGCTTGAGCGACTCCAGCAGTCTCGGGTCAGCCAAACACCAGCAGCAGTCTCCTGTCAGCCAGTCTATGCAAACCCTCTCGGACTCTCTCTCAGGCTCCTCCTTGTACTCCACCAGTGCGAACCTTCCAGTCATGGGCCATGAGAAGTTCCCCAGCGACTTGGACCTGGACATGTTCAATGGGAGCTTGGAATGTGACATGGAGTCCATTATCCGTAGCGAACTCATGGATGCTGATGGGTTGGATTTTAACTTTGATTCCCTCATCTCCACACAGAACGTTGTTGGTTTGAACGTGGGGAGCTTCACTGGTGCTAAGCAGGCCTCATCTCAGAGCTGGGTGCCAGGCTGAAGGCTGACTGAGGAAAGGGGAAGTGGGCAGAGCAGGTCAGTGCATAGTATTAACAGAGTGGGTGGTGGGGGACACTGGCTTTTATATACACGGCGCAGAGTAACCCGGCTCCCAACCAGTGCATTCCGAGTTGTACCTGCAAAACAAACAGGGCTGTCAGGTGCCCCTTTCCACAATTTGCTGACAGCTCAGGGCTTTACTGCCAGTAAAACCAACACACACATTCAgaggtttcatttttctttgtaccCAGTCACCTTCGCTGACCTGTGACACAGATCCCCctactggatggatggatgaggatAGACGGGCAGGGGGAAAGGAACCTTAGGCCACACAAACATCATGGTTCAGGACCCTGCCAGAGGACTTTCTTAGATGgtctctatgtcttttttttccagcaaagTAACAATTTTTAGGTGCTTCTAATTTAACTGTAGACTACCTTTTCTATACTCTTTCCACCAGAAGCAACATCTGTTCTTCGATTTTTCACTGGTGGTACTAACCATCTTTATTAGCACTCAGCctctaaacaattttaaaaagtgaaagaattaaaTTGAAAACAGAAGCTCTTATGTGAGGGAGCATTTACTCACATGCTTCTTTTTCCCAATGTATAAATGATGTCAGGTTCCAAATAGTGACATGATTTGTGaatggtgacagattttttttttaagttatggcATTTTAGTTCTCTTGGAACCAAAAAGACACAACAAGATGTGGCAAGAAAAGCATCTGATTAGAATCAGAAGTCGAGGGCTCAGTTCCACTTCTTCTGCTTTCTGGCTGTTATCTAGAATGTGTCACTTagcctctgagcttcagtttccagttttataaaatgaggataacagcCCCTGTTACTTCATGGGGTTACTGCAAGAATCTAATATACTGAAGggtgtgaaagtgctttgtaaatctGCAGTGGGCTATATTTGGTGTAACTAGGTAAACACACTGACTGACAGATGAGTaagcaggaagcccagagaggttaagtggtctgcccaaggtcacacagctgaacCCAGAATCTCTGTTTCTGGAATGGCTAGAACCATCATCGTTCTTATCATCTTCATGGCTAGATAATAAAAATGGGAAGCACTCTGAACTGGGGCCAGAATAGCAGGTGATACACAAGCTTGCCCCTCAACTCTCCTCTTCAAGTAGTAGAAAGAGCATTGGGGTCTTCTCCTGTAACAGGTTTGTACCCGCAGATGCTCCCATGTTTAGGGGCTCtgttctgtgtctcagtttttgtttttgtttttttttgtactaTCAGCAAGCTACTTACACTCTTCTTTAAGTGGTGTGAAAGAGAAATGAGATTCAAAGCCATAAAAAACTGAGCCTTGTTTAACCCTCTGCCCTGGTGCAGGAATCACAGGAGCCTCCTATGGTGAACTCATCCAGCTCATGGGGAGTTGTGCAAAGGGGAATGTTGAGAGTGTTGTGATGCTCAGCCTCTCCACTTTCCCAGGCAGAAGCAGGCCCCTAATGGCACTCAGACATCTGTTTCCAGTCATTTAATAGCCCTTGAGATGGTAAGAAGACTGCAACAGAAGCTAAGTAGGGTGACACACTTCCATGCTGCCAGAACTCAGGCTGGGGGAGACTTGCCTCAAGAAATTTAGATATTTGGCTTTTAGAAGGATATTTTGTCTTCCTTTAAGAAGAGGAATGTGATTGTGGCTTCTAAAGACTCAAGTAGGTTTTAATTTTGGTTTGGTTATAAGGAGTCCACTTTCTAGTTCACTGAAAAGAGTAAGAGAAGAAAATGTGGTAGCAATTTTTTCCTGATGTTTCAAGTGTATGTTTTCCTTTTGGTTGAATAGCAgatctttctttgtgtgtgtgtgtgtgtgtgtgtgcgcgtgtgcatgtgtatgcacgcacatgtgtgtgtaattctgaaagattatataaaaatattttaagggagatttaaatatttaagttttaaaaatatatttaaagcattCTTATTTGATAATAACTACTTTTAAGAttacacattttattattattattattattatattagaaTCTTAGGGCCATTTGTCATCTTTTTCTCAAAACATTTTGGGGGAAGTTTTTTTGCAAATATAGatgcttcagtaaaaaaaaaacctagttaCCTGAAAGTAAATTTTCCTAAAAGTAAACCAGCTCGGTATGACCAgagcaagaaaagaaacataCTGAAGACAGTGAGGGGCTATGAGGGTCTGGTTTCAGGGTTTTAGAATTTCCATCTTGCTTTGGAATGATTTGCTCCTCTAAATAGCCAGGGTCACGTGTGGCCTGACGCGTATTCTTTGCTTTTACGTTTAACTTTTGGCTGTCACTTTATTGAAGATGCTCTTGAGTTCACAAAACAGGCCTCAGAGTATAATCTCAGAACCCACTCCTCCCAAATTAAGCACCCCCAGCTTCCCAAGACTTGTTCTATAATGACTTTCttggtttgactttttttttaaagccagtagTCGTGGTATTTCTctggcctctctccctgccttgCTTACTGAAGGTCACATGAGCCCGAGTGGGCGCTGTCTGGTTGTGGAGTTAATGGAGCAGGTCTGTCTAGCTGACAGATAGTCTTGCTGGAGAGCTGTGGTGAGATGCTTCTCTGGAGGGCTGGGTGTTTCACACATATCATTCATTTTAGACCATGTGTGAAATCCTTTAACCTAGGGATctatctggaaaaggaaaaaataattgtacCTTTTTATGAGTGCCGGCTACTGGCATGTGAAGGGCACGTTCTTCTCCCAGGCACTGGTGGCGCTTGGTGCGCACACTTACAGACTGGCCGCAGGCGTGTCTGTGAGCGGGCTTGCTGGTTGCAAGGCTAAGCTCCAGTAAGCCCTCCTGAGACCATCATGTGTCTGTTCTCAGTGGGAAAGCAGCTTCagtttcactgtagttttgatgtCAAAAGATGCCTAAATTCACATGCTCTTTTCATTCATCTACATCTTTTGGCATTTGGAGACCCCATTAGGGAGCAGCCTCATATTTAGTTGCATTTAAACAACTTGATGATAAGGACTGGAAA includes the following:
- the FOXO3 gene encoding forkhead box protein O3 isoform X1; the encoded protein is MAEAPASPAPISPLEVELDPEFEPQSRPRSCTWPLQRPELQGSPAKPSGEAAADSMIPEEEDDEDEEDGGGRAGSAMAIGGGGGGPLGSGLLLEDSARLLAPGGQDPGSGPAPAAGALSGGTQTPLQPQQPLPPPQPGAAGGSGQPRKCSSRRNAWGNLSYADLITRAIESSPDKRLTLSQIYEWMVRCVPYFKDKGDSNSSAGWKNSIRHNLSLHSRFMRVQNEGTGKSSWWIINPDGGKSGKAPRRRAVSMDNSNKYTKSRGRAAKKKAALQTAPESADDSPSQLSKWPGSPTSRSSDELDAWTDFRSRTNSNASTVSGRLSPILASTELDDVQDDEAPLSPMLYSSSASLSPSVSKPCTVELPRLTDMAGTMNLNDGLADNLMDDLLDNIALPASQPSPPGGLMQRSSSFPYTTKGSGLGSPTSSFSSAVFGPSSLNSLRQSPMQTIQENKPATFSSMSHYGNQTLQDLLTSDSLSHSDVMMTQSDPLMSQASTAVSAQNSRRNVMLRSDPMMSFAAQPNQGSLVNQNLLHHQHQTQGALGGSRALSNSVSNMGLSDSSSLGSAKHQQQSPVSQSMQTLSDSLSGSSLYSTSANLPVMGHEKFPSDLDLDMFNGSLECDMESIIRSELMDADGLDFNFDSLISTQNVVGLNVGSFTGAKQASSQSWVPG